In the Nocardioides marmotae genome, TTGGTGTCCTTGCGCTTGCCGGTGCCCGTGCGGGTGCGGCGCGTCTTGCCGGGACGGTTGATCGTGTTCACGGAGGTGACCTTGACGCCGAAGACCTTCTCGACCGCGATCTTGATCTCGGTCTTGTTGGCGTCGGGGCGCACCAGGAACGTGTACTTGTTCGCGTCGAGGAGCCCGTAGCTCTTCTCCGAGACGACCGGCGCGAGCAGGATGTCGCGGTGGTCCTTGTGCAGGGTGCTCACTGGGAGACCTCCTCGTTCTGCGCGTCGGCGGCCGGGGCCTCGACGACGGTGGCCTTGCGCTCGGAGGCGCGGGCGGCACCGGAGACGAACGCGTCGTACGCGCCCTGGGTGAAGACGATGTCGTCGGAGGCCAGCACGTCGTAGGTGTTGAGCTGGTCGACCGCGACAATGTGCACCTCGGGGGCGTTGCGCAGCGACAGCCAGGTGACGGTGTCGTTGCGCTCGAGGACCACGAGGAAGCGGCGACGCTCGCTCAGGCCGGCCAGCGCGGCGATGGCGGCCTTCGTCGAGGGCGTGGTGCCCTCCACGATGCCGTCGACCACGTGGATCCGGTCGTTGCGCGCGCGGTCCGAGAGGGCACCGCGCAGGGCGGCGGCCTTCATCTTCTTGGGGGTGCGCTGGTCGTAGCTGCGCGGCTGCGGGCCGTGGACGACGCCACCACCGGCGAACTGCGGGGCGCGGGTCGAACCCTGACGGGCGCGGCCGGTGCCCTTCTGCTTGTACGGCTTGCGACCACCACCGCGGACCTCGCCGCGGGTCTTGGTGGCGTGCGTGCCCTGACGGGCAGCGGCCTGCTGGGCGACGACGACCTGGTGGATCAGCGGGACGTTGACAGCAACGTCGAAGATCTCGGCAGGAAGGTCGACCTTGACGGTCTTGGCGGCCATGCTCAGGCCTCCTTGCCAGTAGTGAGAGCAGACTTGGCAGCCGAGCGGAGCACCACGAGACCACCCTTGGGGCCGGGGACGGCACCCTTGAGGAGGATCAGGCCCTTCTCGACGTCGACGGCGTGGACGGTCACGCCCTGGGTCGTGACGGTGTCGTTACCCATGCGGCCCGACATCCGCGTGCCCTTGAACACGTGGCCCGGCGTGGCGCAGGCGCCGATCGAGCCGGGCTTGCGGTGGTTGCGGTGGGCACCGTGGGAGGCGGAGACGCCGGAGAAGCCGTGGCGCTTCATCGTGCCGGCGAAGCCCTTGCCCTTGCTGGTGCCCGTCACGTCGATCTCCTCGCCGGCGGCGAAGGTCTCGACGGAGAGCTCCTGGCCCACGGTGTACGACGTGGCGTCGGCCGTGCGGATCTCCAGCAGGTGGCGGCGCGGGGTGGTGCCGGCCTTGGCGAAGTGCCCGGCCTTCGGCTTGGTGACCTTGCGGCCCTCGATCTCGCCGAACCC is a window encoding:
- the rplW gene encoding 50S ribosomal protein L23; protein product: MSTLHKDHRDILLAPVVSEKSYGLLDANKYTFLVRPDANKTEIKIAVEKVFGVKVTSVNTINRPGKTRRTRTGTGKRKDTKRAIVSLAEGHRIDIFGGPVS
- the rplD gene encoding 50S ribosomal protein L4 sunset domain variant; the encoded protein is MAAKTVKVDLPAEIFDVAVNVPLIHQVVVAQQAAARQGTHATKTRGEVRGGGRKPYKQKGTGRARQGSTRAPQFAGGGVVHGPQPRSYDQRTPKKMKAAALRGALSDRARNDRIHVVDGIVEGTTPSTKAAIAALAGLSERRRFLVVLERNDTVTWLSLRNAPEVHIVAVDQLNTYDVLASDDIVFTQGAYDAFVSGAARASERKATVVEAPAADAQNEEVSQ
- the rplC gene encoding 50S ribosomal protein L3, translating into MTIERNVKGLLGTKLGMTQLWDENNRVVPVTVVAAATNVVTQVRTPETDGYNAVQVGFGEIEGRKVTKPKAGHFAKAGTTPRRHLLEIRTADATSYTVGQELSVETFAAGEEIDVTGTSKGKGFAGTMKRHGFSGVSASHGAHRNHRKPGSIGACATPGHVFKGTRMSGRMGNDTVTTQGVTVHAVDVEKGLILLKGAVPGPKGGLVVLRSAAKSALTTGKEA